CGGTCACCCAAGGTTACGCGCCGGTCCCGGGACCCGACGGTGGCTACCGGGTCTCCTTGTGGAGGGTGTGGCGGCGGTCGAAGCGGCAGTACTTCTTCATCTCGATCCGCTCGCGGTTGTTCGTCTTGTTCTTCATGGTGATGTAGTTCCGCCGCTTGCAGTCCTCGCAGGCGAGGGTGACCTTCACCCGCTTGTCGCTGGCCATCTCTGCTGGTCTCCCGCTCTCGTTTCCGAACCTGGCTACGTGTCGATCTTGATGACCCGGCCGGCGCCGACGGTGCGGCCGCCTTCCCGGATCGCGAACCGCAGGCCCTCTTCCATGGCGATGGGCTTCTGGAGCTGGACCTTCATCTCGGTGTTGTCGCCCGGCATCACCATCTCCGTGCCCTCGGGCAGCTGGATGTGACCGGTGACGTCCGTGGTCCGGAAGTAGAACTGCGGGTGGTAGTTGGTGAAGAACGGCGTGTGCCGGCCGCCCTCCTCCTTGGTGAGGATGTACACCTGGGCCAAGAAGTCGGTGTGCGGCGTGATCGACCCCGGCTTCGCCAGGACCTGACCCCGCTCCACGTCCTCCTTCTTCGTCCCCCGCAGCAGGGCACCGATGTTGTCGCCCGCCCGGCCCTCGTCGAGGAGCTTGCGGAACATCTCGACGCCGGTGCACACCGTCTTCTGCGTGGGCCGCAGGCCCACGATCTCGACCTCTTCGCCGACCTTGATGATCCCCTGCTCGACCCGCCCCGTGACCACGGTGCCCCGGCCGGTGATGCTGAAGACGTCCTCCACCGACATGAGGAAAGGCTTGTCGATGATGCGCTCGGGCTCGGGGATGTAGGTGTCGACGGCCTCCATGAGCTCGAGGACCTTGGCCTCGGCATCCTTGTCGCCCTCGAGCGCCTTGAGGGCGCTGACCCGGACGACCGGGGTGTCGTCACCCGGAAACTCGTACTCGTTGAGCAGCTCGCGGACCTCGAGCTCGACCAGATCGAGCAGCTCCTCGTCGTCGACCATGTCCGCCTTGTTGAGAGCGACCACGATGTAGGGCACCCCCACCTGGCGAGCCAGCAGCACGTGCTCGCGGGTCTGGGGCATCGGGCCGTCGGCGGCCGAGACCACGAGGATGGCCCCGTCGACCTGCGCCGCCCCAGTGATCATGTTCTTGATGTAGTCGGCGTGACCGGGCATATCGACGTGGGCGTAGTGCCGGTTGTCGGTCTCGTACTCCACGTGGGCGATCGAGATCGTGATGCCCCGCGCCTTTTCCTCAGGAGCCTTGTCGATCTGCTCGAATGGGGTGTAGGTGACGTTGGGATTGCCTTCGGCAAGGATCTTCGTGATGGCCGCGGTGAGCGTTGTCTTGCCGTGGTCGATGTGCCCCATCGTGCCCACGTTGAGATGGGGCTTCGAGCGCTCGAACTTCTTCTTGGCCATAGAACGGTACTGCTCCGTTTTCTCTGGGCGGCGGGTCGAATGCCGCCTGCGTAAAAAGTGCTATTCGCCTCGAACCCGGGCCACGATCTCCTTGGAGATCGACTCGGGAACCTGCTGATAGGAGTTGAACTGCATGGTGTACGTCGCACGACCCTGCGTGCGAGAACGCAGGTCAGTAGCGTAGCCGAACATGTCGGAGAGGGGCACCAGGGCCCGGACGACATGACTGTTGCCCCGCTGCTCCATTCCCTCGACCCGTCCCCGGCGGGAGGACAGGTCGCCGATGACGTCGCCCATGTACTCCTCGGGTGTCACCACCTCGACGGCCATGATGGGCTCGAGGAGGACGGGATGGGCGAGCCGGGCGGCCTTCTTCACGGCCATGGAGCCAGCGATCTTGAACGCCATCTCCGAGGAGTCGACGTCGTGGTACGAGCCATGAGTGAGGGTGGCGCGGACGTCCACCATCGGATAGCCGGCCACGACCCCTGAGGTCAGGGCCTCCTGGATGCCGGCATCGACCGACGGGATGTACTCCTTGGGGATCACCCCGCCCACGATCTTGTCCACGAACTCGTAGCCACCACCGGGGCCTGTGGGCTCGAGGTCGATCACCACGTGCCCGTACTGTCCCCGCCCACCGGTCTGGCGGACGTAGCGCTCCTCGACCTTCGAGGCGGACTGGGTGATGGTCTCCCGGTAGGCGACCTGGGGCCGGCCAACGTTGGCGTCGACCTTGAACTCGCGCAGCATGCGGTCCACCAGCACCTCGAGGTGCAGCTCGCCCATGCCCGAGATGACCGTCTGGCCCGTCTCCTCGTCGCCGTGGACCTGGAAGGTCGGGTCCTCCTCGGACAAGGCGAACAGCGCCTTGCCGAGCTTGTCCTGGTCGGCCTTGGTCTTGGGCTCGACGGCGACGTGGATGACGGGCTCGGGGAATTCGAGCGACTCGAGGACGATCGGGTTCGACGGATCGCAGAGCGTGTCCCCGGTGGTCGTGTACTTGAGACCGACGGCCGCCACGATGTCGCCGGCGAAGATGGCGTCCTTGTCCTCGCGGTGGTTGGCGTGCATCTGCAGGATGCGGCCGATCCGCTCCTTGCGGTCCTTGGTCGAGTTGAGCACCGCGCTGCCCTTGGTGAGGGTGCCGCTGTAGACCCGGAAGTAGGTCAGCCGCCCGACATAAGGGTCGCTCATGATCTTGAAGGCCAGGGCCGCGAACGGCTCGGTGTCGTCGGGCCCGCGCTCCAGCTCCTCGATGCCCTTGACGTCAATCCCCACCGTGGGCGGGACGTCGAGGGGGC
This region of Acidimicrobiales bacterium genomic DNA includes:
- the rpmG gene encoding 50S ribosomal protein L33, with the translated sequence MASDKRVKVTLACEDCKRRNYITMKNKTNNRERIEMKKYCRFDRRHTLHKETR
- the tuf gene encoding elongation factor Tu; translation: MAKKKFERSKPHLNVGTMGHIDHGKTTLTAAITKILAEGNPNVTYTPFEQIDKAPEEKARGITISIAHVEYETDNRHYAHVDMPGHADYIKNMITGAAQVDGAILVVSAADGPMPQTREHVLLARQVGVPYIVVALNKADMVDDEELLDLVELEVRELLNEYEFPGDDTPVVRVSALKALEGDKDAEAKVLELMEAVDTYIPEPERIIDKPFLMSVEDVFSITGRGTVVTGRVEQGIIKVGEEVEIVGLRPTQKTVCTGVEMFRKLLDEGRAGDNIGALLRGTKKEDVERGQVLAKPGSITPHTDFLAQVYILTKEEGGRHTPFFTNYHPQFYFRTTDVTGHIQLPEGTEMVMPGDNTEMKVQLQKPIAMEEGLRFAIREGGRTVGAGRVIKIDT
- the fusA gene encoding elongation factor G encodes the protein MPPQAPVIREFPLARTRNIGIMAHIDAGKTTTTERILYYTGKNYKMGEVHEGAATMDWMVQEQERGITITSAATTCLWKDTWINLIDTPGHVDFTVEVERSLRVLDGAIAVFDAVAGVEPQTETVWRQADKYRVPRMCFVNKMDRIGADFGRSVAMIRDRLDAKPAVVQIPIGAEGHFRGCIDLIGQKALVWEEGMGERWSVEDIPADLADAAAAAHSDLIDVVSEFDDVVMEKYVGEEEITPDDLRRALRHGTIENLVVPVLCGSAFKNKGVQPMLDAVVDFLPSPLDVPPTVGIDVKGIEELERGPDDTEPFAALAFKIMSDPYVGRLTYFRVYSGTLTKGSAVLNSTKDRKERIGRILQMHANHREDKDAIFAGDIVAAVGLKYTTTGDTLCDPSNPIVLESLEFPEPVIHVAVEPKTKADQDKLGKALFALSEEDPTFQVHGDEETGQTVISGMGELHLEVLVDRMLREFKVDANVGRPQVAYRETITQSASKVEERYVRQTGGRGQYGHVVIDLEPTGPGGGYEFVDKIVGGVIPKEYIPSVDAGIQEALTSGVVAGYPMVDVRATLTHGSYHDVDSSEMAFKIAGSMAVKKAARLAHPVLLEPIMAVEVVTPEEYMGDVIGDLSSRRGRVEGMEQRGNSHVVRALVPLSDMFGYATDLRSRTQGRATYTMQFNSYQQVPESISKEIVARVRGE